One region of Eupeodes corollae chromosome 1, idEupCoro1.1, whole genome shotgun sequence genomic DNA includes:
- the LOC129943164 gene encoding uncharacterized protein LOC129943164 produces MKFFIVSVCCVLLLSNGINAEIESNSVDTPNASGFEKCLDADSISCLQMTLFRRAKAVFDNPQIEVFGGVSLVKDNQGRQGKALDDNSFAVEVAPTVEARNSEMGTYFVNSVKNFFVERSLSFNFANTARSIARAIPADIKDDIKELISEARTGKKKRLLKKFLPIILGIGAKVALLGVASMFGVLLMAKKALVISVLALGVAILAGIGSKVGTAAGAASGLLGGLGGLFKSGGGLLGSSSNLVPSTSSGWDSSGAYSSPVAQSLAYSGYKQVRRR; encoded by the exons atgaaATTCTTCATTGTGTCCGTTTGTtgtgtcctgcttttgagcaatGGAATAAACGCTGAAATCGAAAGTAATTCTGTGGATACACCGAATGCAAGTGGATTTGAAAAGTGCCTGGATGCTGATTCAATTTCCTGTCTACAAATGACG CTCTTCCGTCGTGCCAAGGCCGTCTTTGACAATCCACAAATCGAAGTTTTCGGCGGTGTCTCCCTGGTCAAGGACAACCAAGGTCGTCAAGGCAAGGCCCTCGATGACAATTCCTTTGCTGTTGAAGTTGCACCAACTGTCGAAGCTCGTAACTCCGAAATGGGAACATATTTCGTTAATAGCGTAAAGAACTTCTTTGTCGAACGTTCATTGTCCTTCAACTTTGCCAACACTGCCCGCAGCATTGCTCGTGCAATTCCAGCTGATATCAAAGACGACATCAAGGAATTGATCTCTGAAGCTCGTACCGGAAAGAAGAAGCGtcttttgaagaaattcttGCCAATCATTTTGGGAATCGGTGCTAAAGTTGCCCTTTTGGGAGTCGCTTCAATGTTCGGAGTCTTGCTGATGGCCAAGAAGGCTTTGGTTATTTCTGTTTTGGCTCTTGGTGTTGCAATTCTCGCTGGAATCGGTAGTAAAGTAGGAACAGCAGCTGGTGCTGCTTCTGGTCTTCTCGGTGGTCTCGGAGGTCTCTTCAAGAGCGGCGGTGGACTTTTGGGTAGTTCATCGAATTTGGTACCAAGCACATCATCTGGATGGGATTCAAGCGGTGCCTATAGCTCACCTGTTGCACAATCTCTTGCTTACTCTGGCTATAAGCAAGTCAGAAGGCGATAG
- the LOC129939286 gene encoding LOW QUALITY PROTEIN: uncharacterized protein LOC129939286 (The sequence of the model RefSeq protein was modified relative to this genomic sequence to represent the inferred CDS: inserted 2 bases in 1 codon), producing the protein MYRQILVHPEDTTYQRILFRRSGDSNIEDCELKTVTFGVNCAPYLAIRTLLQLADDVQQTFPLASAILKNEFYVDDALSGAHDIATALEAQRQLSEALSSAGFSLRKWTSNCADLIKRIPASDRYDQDFLKLEDRSISKTLGIKWNAKSDSFHFSFQALKEDYLLTKRAVLSIISRLFDPAGWLAPIIITAKIIMQQIWRDGTSWDTPLVPLTCHRWKVFFANLPEISNIQVPRWIDYKPAIPIQIHGFSDASEQAYSAAFYIRVQQSENSWSCHLLCCKSKVAPVKQLALPRLELCGAVLLSNLYKKAITELSCSQHELFLWTDSSIVLSWLNKPPYTWKTFVGNRVSQIQTNTPNAKWNHVRSVDNPADLPTRGLSPKELQSSNLWWHGPSWLCQSSYEWPKSELNHIEDINLEERPLKSYQTSLKPNVDNIVERFSSWPKTLRVVCYILRFFQRTHGPLRKNFSYSSLIINQDEITNARNRLIRLTQSIYFHEEYQALSKGELIPRKSSLASLNPMIDQNQIMRSNSRLTSSTLSFNEKYPIILPYQAKISLLLVEFVHDISLHGGNQLVVRLIRCEFWIPKIKNLVKKHIKSCKECIIHKKQTQSQIMAALPLERTQISSPFTVTGLDFAGPFLIKSFAGRNYRTTKGYVCLFVCFATKAIHLEATSDLTSQAFLAALNRFIARRGMPKTIYSDNGTNLVGASKILANDFKKFITSLSPEVSRQYKNRNLEWKFIPPGAPHMGGLWEAGVKSFKLHFRKVAGTNKLTFEEFSTLLTRIEACLNSRPISSISENATDIPPLTPGHFLRGGPLLTPLEPASDESSLSCVKRWEKVQVLHQQFCQRWKNEYLKEMNKRYKWKFPNRNIAIDDLVVIRDENLPPNEWRLGRVVKVHQGSDSRVRVVDIRTQNGVITRPIVKLSNFQATERRRLAIKFVLIFQSIAERRKKKMSTINIESLISAVQSRPMLWQDTHKDHKNKNVTDKEWEKVGQICNCSGANVKLKWKNLKDTFRRVLRKAPRPVSGSEAPPTKPKWPFFEMMAFTRQXQEDSDDLQFFKSLLPFMAQFNNFEKLEIRTDIQNIILDKLKNTNKD; encoded by the exons ATGTACCGCCAAATACTTGTCCATCCCGAAGACACTACATACCAAAGAATTTTATTCCGTAGATCGGGGGATAGCAATATTGAAGACTGTGAGCTTAAGACCGTTACCTTTGGAGTTAACTGCGCGCCTTATTTAGCTATTCGTACACTCTTACAATTGGCAGATGACGTGCAACAAACTTTTCCTCTCGCTTCTGCTatccttaaaaatgaattttatgttGACGATGCTCTGTCCGGAGCCCATGACATTGCAACTGCTTTAGAGGCACAACGTCAACTCTCTGAAGCTTTAAGTTCAGCTGGATTTTCTTTACGGAAATGGACATCAAACTGCGCAGATTTGATTAAGCGTATTCCTGCTTCAGATCGTTATGATcaagattttcttaaattagaaGATAGAAGCATTTCTAAAACACTTGGAATCAAGTGGAATGCGAAGTCCGATTCTTTTCATTTCTCCTTCCAAGCATTGAAGGAAGATTATCTTTTAACCAAAAGAGCAGTTCTCTCGATAATTTCGAGACTTTTTGATCCCGCAGGATGGTTAGCTCCCATAATCATCACTGCGAAAATCATAATGCAGCAAATTTGGCGTGACGGGACGTCCTGGGACACACCCCTTGTGCCCCTAACGTGTCACCGCTGGAAAGTCTTCTTCGCTAATCTTCCTGAGATAAGCAATATTCAAGTACCTCGATGGATAGATTACAAACCAGCAATTCCAATCCAAATTCATGGATTTTCTGACGCCTCCGAGCAAGCTTATTCAGCAGCCTTTTACATACGAGTCCAGCAAAGCGAAAACAGTTGGTCTTGTCATCTTTTATGCTGCAAAAGCAAAGTTGCTCCAGTAAAACAGTTGGCTCTGCCAAGGCTTGAACTATGTGGGGCCGTCTTATTATCTAACCTTTATAAAAAGGCTATAACTGAACTTTCCTGTTCACAACATGAATTATTTTTATGGACAGATAGCTCTATTGTATTGTCATGGCTAAACAAACCACCATATACATGGAAAACCTTTGTTGGCAATAGAGTTTcacaaattcaaacaaatactCCCAACGCAAAATGGAACCACGTTCGATCAGTGGATAATCCAGCTGACCTACCAACACGCGGCTTATCTCCCAAGGAACTTCAGTCGAGTAACTTATGGTGGCATGGACCATCATGGCTCTGTCAATCTTCATATGAGTGGCCTAAATCTGAACTAAACCACATTGAAGACATTAATCTTGAAGAAAGACCTTTGAAATCATACCAAACATCCTTAAAACCGAATGTCGATAACATCGTAGAAAGATTTTCGTCTTGGCCAAAGACCTTACGTGTAGTTTGTTACAtacttagattttttcaaagaacCCATGGCCCTCTGAGAAAAAACTTTTCGTACTCATCTCTAATAATAAACCAAGATGAAATAACTAATGCTAGAAATCGACTTATTCGCTTAACTCAATCGATTTATTTTCACGAAGAATATCAAGCTCTTTCAAAAGGTGAACTTATCCCACGGAAAAGTTCCTTAGCTTCTCTTAATCCCATGATAGATCAAAACCAAATAATGCGTTCCAATAGCAGACTAACATCATCCACTCTTTCTTTTAACGAGAAGTATCCAATTATCTTACCTTATCAAGCAAAAATATCACTGCTACTTGTTGAATTTGTGCATGATATATCACTTCACGGTGGAAATCAACTAGTGGTGCGCTTGATAAGATGTGAGTTTTggataccaaaaattaaaaatctggtGAAAAAACATATTAAGTCCTGTAAAGAATGCATTATCCACAAAAAACAAACGCAAAGCCAGATTATGGCTGCACTACCCCTTGAAAGAACCCAAATCTCATCACCTTTTACTGTCACGGGCTTGGATTTTGCAGGcccctttttaataaaaagttttgctGGACGAAACTATCGAACCACGAAAGGGTATGTCTGTCTCTTCGTATGCTTTGCTACCAAAGCAATACATCTGGAAGCTACAAGTGACTTGACGTCCCAAGCATTTTTAGCGGCCTTGAATAGATTCATTGCGCGACGAGGTATGCCTAAGACGATATATTCAGATAATGGAACAAACTTAGTGGGAGCCAGTAAAATTCTGGCAAAcgattttaagaaattcattaCTTCTCTTTCTCCAGAAGTTTCACggcaatataaaaatagaaatcttGAATGGAAATTCATTCCCCCCGGTGCACCTCATATGGGGGGTTTATGGGAGGCTGGGGTAAAAAGCTTCAAGCTTCACTTTAGGAAAGTTGCGGGTACTAATAAGCTTACTTTTGAAGAGTTTTCGACTCTTCTTACCAGAATTGAAGCTTGCTTAAACTCCAGGCCCATCTCCTCCATATCAGAAAATGCAACCGACATTCCTCCATTAACTCCAGGTCATTTCCTCAGAGGAGGACCTCTATTAACTCCTCTAGAACCTGCTTCAGATGAAAGCTCCCTAAGCTGTGTTAAACGATGGGAAAAGGTTCAAGTTTTGCATCAACAATTCTGTCAACGATGGAAAAACGAATATTTAAAGGAAATGAACAAAAGATATAAGTGGAAATTTCCCAACAGAAATATAGCAATCGATGATCTAGTTGTCATAAGAGATGAAAATCTTCCCCCAAATGAATGGCGTTTAGGTCGAGTAGTTAAGGTCCATCAGGGATCAGATAGTCGAGTACGTGTCGTGGATATAAGAACTCAGAATGGAGTTATAACCCGTCCAATAGTGAAACTTT CGAATTTTCAAGCGACAGAGCGACGTCGCTTagcaatcaaatttgttttaatttttcagtcgaTCGCTGAGCGACGTAAAAAAAAGATGTCTACAATAAACattgaaagtttaatttcaGCTGTCCAAAGCCGCCCAATGCTATGGCAGGACACCCACAAagatcacaaaaataaaaatgtcaccgATAAAGAGTGGGAAAAAGTTGgacaaatttgtaattgttctg gAGCCAATGTAAAACTAAAGTGGAAAAACCTAAAAGACACTTTTCGAAGGGTTCTTCGAAAAGCTCCACGTCCAGTATCGGGATCCGAAGCTCCACCAACAAAACCGAAATGgccattttttgaaatgatggcCTTTACGAGGCA ACAAGAGGATAGTGATgaccttcaatttttcaaaagtcttttgccatttatggcacaatttaacaattttgaaaaacttgagataagaactgacattcaaaatattatattggaTAAACTGAAGAAtacaaataaagattaa
- the LOC129939295 gene encoding uncharacterized protein LOC129939295, translated as MTMLANFIVVADQLVQFQSSYQELPIVDKSITYLETSKEELKIIWSNIKSCYSACVAEDDQENIESIKAKYRTSSNTYITILSEIIDECNKLKLIKEDEEKLRLNAISNNNNPCIKVPPCDTEIFFGDYLTWPSFRDMFTAVYINHPKLCAVQKLFHLRAKTKGEAYSIVSKFPLTEENFELAWKALSDQYENRRILVNNQIKTLFNLPVLTAESGKDIRDLQRNINDCLSILKAHHLSIDSWDPILVYLCSNRLPESTLSLWEQVIKSPRDIPKWDEMDTFLTNRYRALETVSDLKFSSKPKAQTYKPQSSQLNQKQRHKAFHTKIYNFSCKLCQDSHPLRLCPKFLEMNVDERISKVVALKFCQNCLSPSHEVKTCKSNYHCTVCKKRHHSLLHNSHVQTQSVLSTSTPEFKPQPIQSTAPISSHQVNSSFAQNNQRILLATALINIFHLGNTHTLRALIDSGSEVTLLSEETQRKLRLPIKPIQAQITGMSTVVTAHSTKLCTLCIGSKYIPSFTLSANAIVLEKLTDDLPSCLILPEEVTDPLDFNLADPYFYESSKIDIVIGSDLYPSIISEGVKRDIFGSLIAQNTIFGWVLSGPLRHERFKCNTTILSHFYETSIDEQISKFWEIEEIPDKPIPSHEDEICERLYSETTTRNSEGRYIVRLPFKNSISTLGHSRNIALKQFIRMENSLKKKSRVSWKI; from the coding sequence ATGACTATGCTAGctaattttattgttgttgctgACCAATTGGTTCAATTTCAATCTTCCTATCAGGAACTTCCTATTGTGGACAAATCCATTACCTACTTAGAAACCTCTAAGGAGGAATTAAAGATAATTTGGTCAAATATTAAATCATGCTATAGTGCTTGTGTAGCAGAAGATGATCAGGAAAACATAGAATCTATTAAAGCTAAATATAGGACTTCGtcaaatacatatataactATTCTAAGTGAAATTATAGACGAATGCAACAAATTGAAACTGATCAAAGAAGACGAGGAAAAACTAAGGTTGAATGCGATTTCAAATAACAATAATCCGTGTATAAAAGTTCCGCCTTGTGACACAGAGATTTTCTTTGGAGATTATCTGACTTGGCCCTCGTTTCGTGACATGTTCACTGCGGTATATATAAACCATCCGAAACTTTGCGCGGTTCAAAAACTCTTTCATCTCCGTGCCAAGACAAAAGGCGAAGCTTATAGTATAGTTTCGAAATTTCCCCTTacagaagaaaattttgaattggcCTGGAAGGCACTTTCTGATCAATATGAAAATCGCAGAATCTTAGtaaacaatcaaataaaaactctttttaaccTTCCTGTTTTAACAGCTGAATCTGGCAAAGATATAAGGGATTTACAAAGGAATATTAATGACTGCTTGTCGATTTTAAAGGCCCATCATCTGTCGATAGACTCTTGGGACCCTATTCTGGTTTACCTCTGCTCAAATCGACTTCCTGAAAGTACACTTTCTTTATGGGAGCAGGTAATTAAAAGTCCACGTGATATTCCCAAGTGGGATGAGATGGATACTTTCCTTACTAATAGGTACAGGGCACTAGAAACCGTATCCGATCTTAAGTTTTCTTCAAAACCTAAAGCCCAAACTTACAAACCGCAATCTTCTCAGcttaatcaaaaacaaaggCATAAggcttttcatacaaaaatttataactttagCTGCAAATTGTGCCAAGATTCTCACCCTCTTCGACTGTGTCCtaagtttttagaaatgaaTGTAGATGAAAGGATTTCTAAAGTTGTCGCTTTAAAATTTTGCCAAAATTGTTTATCGCCTTCTCACGAAGTTAAAACTTGTAAAAGCAATTATCATTGCACAGTGTGTAAAAAGAGGCATCATTCACTCTTACACAACTCACATGTTCAAACTCAGTCCGTTTTATCAACTTCTACCCCCGAATTTAAACCACAACCAATACAGTCTACTGCACCTATCAGTTCTCATCAAGTTAATTCTAGTTTTGCTCAAAACAATCAACGAATCCTTTTGGCCACAGCCTTGATTAATATCTTTCATTTAGGAAATACGCACACTTTACGAGCGCTTATTGATAGTGGCTCAGAAGTAACATTATTATCTGAAGAGACTCAACGAAAATTAAGATTGCCAATAAAACCAATTCAAGCACAGATTACAGGTATGAGTACCGTTGTTACTGCACATTCTACAAAACTGTGCACCCTCTGCATCGGGTCTAAGTATATACCATCTTTTACATTAAGTGCAAACGCAATTGTATTGGAAAAACTAACCGATGATTTGCCCTCGTGTTTAATACTTCCTGAAGAAGTTACAGATCCTCTTGATTTCAATCTTGCAGATCCATATTTTTATGAGAGCTCTAAGATAGATATAGTCATAGGTTCTGACTTATACCCTTCAATTATTAGCGAAGGTGTCAAACGTGACATTTTCGGATCACTTATTGCTCAGAATACCATATTTGGCTGGGTACTTTCCGGTCCACTTAGGCACGAAAGATTCAAATGCAATACAACTATTCTATCTCATTTTTATGAAACTTCAATCGATGaacaaatctcaaaattttgggAGATCGAAGAGATTCCTGACAAACCAATTCCTTCTCATGAAGATGAAATTTGCGAACGTTTGTATTCTGAGACAACAACCAGAAACTCTGAAGGTCGTTATATTGTACGCCTTccatttaaaaactcaatttcaACCCTCGGACATTCAAGAAACATTGCTCTAAAGCAATTTATTCGCATGgaaaattcgttaaaaaaaaaatccagagtTTCATGGAAAATATAA